A single genomic interval of Helianthus annuus cultivar XRQ/B chromosome 13, HanXRQr2.0-SUNRISE, whole genome shotgun sequence harbors:
- the LOC110899780 gene encoding calmodulin-7 has protein sequence MADQLTDDQISEFKEAFSLFDKDGDGCITTKELGTVMRSLGQNPTEAELQDMINEVDADGNGTIDFPEFLNLMARKMKDTDSEEELKEAFRVFDKDQNGFISAAELRHVMTNLGEKLTDEEVDEMIREADVDGDGQINYEEFVKVMMAK, from the exons ATGGCCGATCAACTCACCGATGATCAGATCTCCGAATTCAAGGAGGCCTTCAGCTTGTTCGACAAAGATGGAGATG GTTGCATCACCACCAAGGAACTCGGAACAGTTATGAGGTCTCTCGGCCAAAACCCAACCGAAGCCGAACTTCAAGACATGATCAACGAGGTGGACGCCGATGGCAACGGGACAATCGACTTCCCAGAGTTTCTCAACCTGATGGCTCGCAAGATGAAAGACACTGATTCCGAGGAGGAACTCAAGGAAGCCTTTAGGGTTTTCGACAAGGACCAAAACGGTTTCATTTCTGCAGCCGAGCTCCGCCACGTCATGACTAACCTTGGTGAGAAGCTGACCGATGAGGAAGTCGATGAGATGATTCGTGAGGCTGATGTGGACGGTGACGGCCAGATCAACTACGAGGAGTTTGTCAAAGTCATGATGGCGAAGTGA
- the LOC110899779 gene encoding BTB/POZ and MATH domain-containing protein 4 gives MPETYKISNTDSPTSSRSVTETINGSHQFIIQGYSLAKGTGIGKHIASDNFMVGGYQWAVYFYPDGKNPEDNSTYVSLFIALTSEGSDVRALFELTLVDQSGKKKHKVHSHFDRALESGPYTLKYRGSMWGYKRFYRRALLESSDYLKDDCLKVNCTVGVVVSATHCPRHSIQVPESDIGSNFGMLLENMEGSDVTFNVAGEIFHAHKLVLAARSHVFQSNFSDQDGDHEIVITDMEPKVFKAMLYFIYRDELNEDVLAASSASSESYLADTLLTKLLAAADEYDLCRLKRMCESSICKDISVNSVGRILALADTYHAMELKAICLKFASENLAAVMQSDGFEYLKANHPSLQSEILKTVAGCDQGYSSDGGGKTQSVCGQLSDGGDSDSRRVRQRT, from the exons ATGCCAGAAACCTATAAAATCTCCAACACAGACTCCCCAACCAGCTCTCGATCAGTAACCGAAACAATCAACGGCTCACACCAGTTCATAATCCAAGGCTATTCGTTAGCAAAAGGCACGGGGATCGGAAAACACATAGCGAGTGATAATTTCATGGTTGGAGGTTACCAATGGGCTGTGTATTTCTATCCTGACGGAAAGAATCCGGAAGATAATTCGACTTATGTTTCGCTTTTCATTGCGCTTACTAGTGAGGGTTCGGATGTTAGGGCTTTGTTTGAGTTGACTTTGGTTGACCAGAGTGGGAAGAAGAAGCATAAGGTGCATAGTCACTTCGATCGGGCGTTGGAGAGCGGGCCGTATACATTGAAGTATCGAGGGAGCATGTG GGGATACAAGCGTTTTTACAGGCGAGCATTACTCGAATCCTCAGACTATCTCAAGGATGACTGTTTGAAAGTCAACTGCACTGTCGGAGTGGTGGTTTCGGCAACACATTGCCCTAGACATTCCATTCAAGTCCCCGAATCCGATATTGGATCAAATTTCGGTATGTTGCTGGAAAACATGGAAGGTTCAGACGTTACATTCAATGTGGCCGGTGAAATATTTCATGCCCATAAGTTGGTATTAGCTGCTAGATCCCATGTTTTCCAGTCCAATTTCTCTGATCAAGATGGAGACCATGAGATTGTTATTACCGATATGGAACCTAAGGTTTTTAAG GCTATGCTCTACTTCATATACAGAGATGAACTTAATGAAGATGTGTTGGCGGCTTCTAGTGCATCCAGTGAATCCTATTTGGCGGATACGTTATTAACCAAGCTGTTAGCTGCTGCCGACGAGTATGATTTGTGCAGACTCAAGCGAATGTGTGAGTCTAGTATCTGTAAGGATATATCTGTAAATTCCGTTGGCCGAATTCTAGCACTTGCGGATACTTATCATGCTATGGAACTCAAAGCTATTTGCTTAAAATTTGCTTCAGAAAACCTTGCAG CCGTTATGCAATCAGACGGGTTCGAGTATCTGAAAGCGAACCACCCATCATTGCAATCGGAGATTCTGAAGACGGTTGCTGGTTGCGATCAAGGCTATAGCAGTGACGGTGGTGGTAAAACTCAGAGCGTTTGTGGTCAGCTTTCAGACGGTGGAGATTCAGATAGCAGGAGGGTAAGACAAAGGACTTGA
- the LOC110901981 gene encoding putative pentatricopeptide repeat-containing protein At5g59900 — MITPLNSRLHCFIKLTGNFITTSFLPPSSSRLGLQFTPHSTSLASLLYSNSFSDNGDPPLSRYQKLTNLDHAFNLFDEMIQRKPLPSVVKFTQLLNSVAKMKHFSSSLHLFKQMCAVGVPVDAYSMSIAIKCCCQMSRTNDGFALLACCFRRAVVPNVFVFSTLLDGLIREDRIIEAERLFKKLIKQKLCEPDVVMYNTMIKGLCKFGNNDIAIGLLRLMDERGCNPNVVAYNTIIDSLCKDKLIDDAFKLFKEMVFAKGIQPDVITYTSLIHGLCNLCHWDKVSKLLKEMEEDLRISPDVKTFSILADALCKEGRVDEAEAVIDIMVERGEVPDIVTYSSLIDGYCLRGEMTKAKSSFDSLTSKGLIPNVVTYSSLLNGYCKSLKIEEAMHLFHEITRKGLKPDIVSYSTMLQGLFRVGRCGDARKLFDEMRAAGQIPNEYTYRIILDGLCNNHQVEEAFSLFHMVGDSKLNSHIVVYNILIEGASKCGKLDIAKALFHDITLKGLQPNVRTFNIMISGLCREGQLKEAKGMFLKMDESGFPPDNVTYRVLLQGYLKNQNYDDVEMLLHEMDGRGYSIDASTLSLLIHQMAAGSLDKSMVQLIGRLVPKELMDTPVTGENNTDQFPSPLEVAATMMMIRTNSHLHHAFFKLTGILITNSLTTTPLSSSRLGLESTLLASLLHSTSFSNNGDRRLLSRYQKVTKLDDAFNLFDEMIQRKPLPSAVKFTQLLNAVAKMKHFSCSLDLFKQMCAIGVPVDKYSMSIAIKCCCHLYRTNDGFALLASCFRRAVVPNVFVFNTLLDGLILEDRIVDAERLFKKLIKHKLCEPDVVTYNTVIKGLCKFGNNDIAIGLLRLMDERGCKPNVVAYNTIIDSLCKDKMIEDAFKLFDEMVFAKGIQPDVITYTSLIYGLCNLCRWDEVSKLLKEMEEDVRISPNIQTFSILVDAFCKEGKVHEAEAVIDIMVERGVVPNIVTYNSLIDGYCLRGEMTKAKSIFDSLTSKGLVPNVVTYNSLVNGYCKSLKIEEAMHMFHEITIKGLKPNIVTYSTMLQGLFRVGRCGDARKLFDEMRAAGQIPDEYTYGVILNGLCNNHQVEVALSLFHMVGDSKLNSHIVVYNILIEGASKCGELDTAKTLFHDITLKGLQPNVRTFNIMISGLCREGQLKEAKLLFHKMDESGCPPDSVTYNVLLQGYLKNQNYDDVEMLLHEMDGRGYSIDASTLSLLIHQIAAGSLDKSMVQLIGRLVPKELMDTPA; from the exons ATGATCACTCCATTGAATTCACGTCTCCATTGTTTCATCAAGCTCACAGGTAATTTCATCACCACCTCCTTCCTTCCTCCTTCATCTTCCCGATTAGGTTTACAATTCACTCCTCACTCCACTTCTTTAGCTTCTCTTCTTTACTCCAATTCCTTTTCAGATAATGGGGATCCTCCTCTGTCTAGGTATCAAAAACTTACCAACTTGGATCATGCCTTTAACCTGTTCGATGAAATGATCCAGAGAAAACCCCTCCCATCTGTTGTTAAGTTTACTCAGCTGTTAAACTCTGTTGCCAAAATgaaacatttttcttcttctctccaCCTTTTTAAACAAATGTGTGCCGTTGGAGTGCCTGTTGATGCCTACTCTATGAGTATTGCCATCAAGTGTTGTTGTCAGATGTCTCGCACCAACGACGGCTTTGCACTCCTGGCCTGTTGCTTCAGGCGAGCTGTTGTCCCAAATGTCTTCGTATTTAGTACACTCTTAGATGGACTCATTCGTGAAGATAGGATTATTGAGGCTGAGAGGCTCTTCAAGAAGCTCATCAAACAGAAACTGTGTGAACCCGATGTAGTTATGTATAACACGATGATTAAAGGGCTTTGCAAGTTTGGAAACAATGATATTGCCATTGGTTTGCTTAGGCTCATGGATGAAAGAGGCTGTAACCCTAATGTTGTTGCATATAATACCATCATTGATAGTCTCTGCAAGGACAAACTGATAGATGATGCTTTCAAGCTTTTCAAAGAAATGGTATTTGCCAAAGGCATTCAACCAGATGTCATCACATACACCTCTCTCATTCATGGCCTTTGTAACTTATGTCATTGGGACAAGGTCTCTAAGCTGCTAAAAGAAATGGAGGAGGATCTAAGGATCTCTCCTGATGTTAAAACCTTTAGCATATTAGCTGATGCATTATGCAAGGAAGGTAGGGTGGATGAAGCGGAGGCTGTTATAGACATCATGGTTGAGAGAGGTGAGGTTCCTGACATAGTGACATACAGTTCACTTATAGACGGTTACTGTCTACGAGGTGAAATGACCAAAGCAAAGTCGAGTTTTGATTCACTTACTTCGAAAGGTCTCATTCCTAATGTTGTTACTTATAGCAGTTTATTGAACGGGTATTGCAAGAGTTTGAAAATAGAAGAGGCCATGCATTTGTTTCATGAGATAACAAGAAAAGGTTTGAAACCTGATATAGTCAGTTACAGCACCATGTTACAGGGATTGTTTAGGGTCGGACGTTGTGGAGATGCACGAAAGCTCTTTGATGAGATGCGAGCAGCAGGCCAGATCCCAAATGAATACACATATAGAATAATATTAGATGGCCTTTGCAACAACCATCAAGTTGAAGAGGCGTTCTCTTTGTTTCATATGGTGGGTGATAGCAAGCTAAATTCTCATATTGTGGTGTACAATATTCTTATTGAAGGTGCAAGCAAATGTGGGAAGCTTGATATAGCAAAGGCTCTTTTCCATGACATAACTTTAAAAGGTTTGCAACCTAATGTGCGAACATTTAACATAATGATTAGTGGCCTCTGTAGAGAAGGTCAGCTAAAGGAAGCAAAGGGCATGTTTCTTAAAATGGATGAGAGTGGCTTTCCACCAGATAATGTTACTTACCGTGTTCTTCTCCAAGGATATCTGAAGAACCAGAATTACGATGATGTAGAGATGCTTTTACATGAAATGGATGGAAGAGGTTACTCAATTGATGCTTCAACTTTATCGTTGTTAATACATCAAATGGCAGCTGGTTCACTAGACAAAAGCATGGTTCAGTTGATAGGTAGGCTTGTGCCAAAAGAATTGATGGACACTCCT GTCACAGGAGAAAATAATACCGATCAATTTCCTTCTCCGTTGGAGGTTGCTGCGACAATGATGATGATTCGCACCAATTCTCATCTTCATCACGCTTTCTTCAAACTCACAGGTATTCTCATCACCAATTCTTTAACAACAACCCCTCTTTCGTCTTCCAGATTAGGTTTAGAATCCACTCTTTTAGCTTCTCTTCTTCACTCCACTTCCTTTTCAAATAATGGGGATCGTCGACTGTTATCTAGGTATCAAAAAGTTACCAAATTGGATGATGCCTTTAACCTGTTCGATGAAATGATCCAGAGAAAACCCCTCCCATCTGCTGTGAAGTTTACTCAGTTGTTAAATGCTGTTGCCAAAATGAAACATTTTTCTTGCTCTCTTGACCTTTTCAAACAAATGTGTGCCATTGGAGTTCCTGTTGACAAATACTCTATGAGTATTGCCATCAAGTGTTGTTGTCACTTGTATCGCACAAATGACGGTTTTGCACTCTTAGCTTCTTGCTTCAGACGAGCTGTTGTACCAAACGTGTTTGTATTTAATACACTCTTGGATGGACTCATCCTAGAAGACAGGATTGTTGATGCCGAGAGATTGTTTAAGAAACTCATTAAGCACAAACTCTGTGAACCCGATGTAGTTACGTATAACACGGTGATTAAAGGGCTTTGCAAGTTTGGAAACAATGATATTGCCATTGGTTTGCTTAGGCTCATGGATGAAAGAGGCTGTAAGCCTAATGTTGTTGCATATAATACCATCATTGATAGTCTTTGCAAGGACAAAATGATAGAGGATGCTTTCAAGCTTTTCGATGAAATGGTATTTGCCAAAGGCATTCAACCAGATGTCATCACATACACCTCTCTGATTTATGGCCTTTGTAACTTATGTCGTTGGGACGAGGTCTCTAAGCTGCTAAAAGAAATGGAGGAGGATGTAAGGATCTCTCCTAATATTCAAACCTTTAGCATATTAGTTGATGCATTTTGCAAGGAAGGTAAGGTGCATGAAGCGGAGGCTGTTATAGACATCATGGTTGAGAGAGGTGTGGTTCCTAACATCGTGACATACAATTCACTTATAGATGGTTACTGTCTACGAGGTGAAATGACCAAAGCAAAGTCGATTTTTGATTCACTTACTTCTAAAGGTCTCGTTCctaatgttgttacttataacAGTTTAGTGAATGGGTATTGCAAGAGTTTGAAAATAGAAGAGGCCATGCATATGTTTCATGAAATAACAATAAAAGGTTTGAAACCCAATATCGTGACTTACAGCACCATGTTACAGGGGTTGTTTAGGGTCGGACGTTGTGGAGATGCACGAAAGCTCTTTGATGAGATGCGAGCAGCAGGCCAGATTCCAGATGAATACACATATGGAGTAATTTTAAATGGCCTTTGCAACAACCATCAAGTTGAAGTGGCGCTCTCTTTGTTTCATATGGTGGGTGATAGCAAGCTAAATTCTCATATCGTGGTATACAATATTCTTATTGAAGGTGCAAGCAAATGTGGGGAGCTTGATACTGCGAAGACTCTTTTCCATGACATAACTTTAAAAGGTTTGCAGCCTAACGTGCGAACATTTAACATAATGATTAGTGGCCTCTGTAGAGAAGGTCAGCTAAAGGAAGCAAAGCTCTTGTTTCATAAAATGGATGAGAGTGGCTGCCCACCAGATAGTGTTACCTACAATGTTCTTCTCCAAGGATATCTGAAGAACCAGAATTACGATGATGTAGAGATGCTTTTACATGAAATGGATGGAAGAGGTTACTCAATTGATGCTTCAACTTTATCGTTGTTAATACATCAAATTGCAGCTGGTTCACTAGACAAAAGCATGGTTCAGTTGATAGGTAGGCTTGTGCCAAAAGAATTGATGGACACTCCTGCCTAG